A genomic region of Miscanthus floridulus cultivar M001 chromosome 3, ASM1932011v1, whole genome shotgun sequence contains the following coding sequences:
- the LOC136547263 gene encoding transcription elongation factor SPT4 homolog 1-like, giving the protein MRGGGGGGMMDDEERVGHAEIPTSFGPELRACLRCRLVKTYDQFRQNGCENCPFLEMDREHDNVVNCTTPNFTGIISLMDPSRSWAARWLRIGRFIPGCYTLAVSEELPEEYQGICQENNVQYVPPKRV; this is encoded by the exons atgaggggcggcggcggcggcgggatgaTGGACGATGAAGAGCGGGTGGGCCACGCGGAGATCCCGACTAGCTTCGGCCCGGAGCTGCGCGCCTGCCTCCGATGCCGCCTCGTCAAGACCTACGACCAG TTCAGGCAGAACGGCTGCGAGAACTGCCCGTTCCTGGAGATGGACAGGGAGCACGACAACGTCGTCAACTGCACCACCCCTAACTTCACCGG AATTATCTCTCTGATGGACCCCAGTAGGAGTTGGGCAGCTCGTTGGTTGAGAATTG GTAGGTTCATTCCGGGGTGCTATACACTTGCTGTCTCGGAGGAGCTTCCAGAAGAGTATCAG GGGATTTGTCAAGAGAACAACGTGCAGTATGTGCCGCCCAAGCGTGTCTAA